One region of Halococcus salifodinae DSM 8989 genomic DNA includes:
- a CDS encoding NAD-binding protein, whose translation MDSTWVRSYWQRHGGRLTVLLAATVAALSVATGVANIGARSVVGPLGQFVPEWIQRTAGFTGSLTGFLLVVSALGLRRRLRVAWYATTILLPMGALQGLLQSSSLSVPLVVLSIVTFPVVLVNATRFDRELSVSTSQLAAGAALVATQVYGTVGAYTLRDEFTTIDTPIDAFYYAIATASTVGYGDAVPTSQAARLFGISVVLLGASSFALALGTLLGPAIEARFSRALGRMTGSQLELLEDHVLVLGYGDLTEPVVAELTDAAEFLVITPDSERASTLADRDVDVLTADPSDEETLRRARIDDARAVVVATDDDAQDALAVLTARDLNSEVYIVAAATDRENVPKLERAGADTVISPASIGGQLLVRSALDRSDVYDAVARLVEE comes from the coding sequence GTGGACAGCACGTGGGTTCGTTCGTACTGGCAGCGTCACGGCGGCCGGCTCACGGTCCTCCTCGCCGCGACCGTCGCCGCGCTGTCGGTAGCGACCGGGGTCGCGAACATCGGTGCGCGGAGCGTCGTCGGCCCGCTCGGGCAGTTCGTTCCGGAGTGGATACAGCGAACCGCCGGTTTCACCGGATCGCTCACCGGCTTTCTACTCGTCGTGAGCGCGCTCGGGCTCCGGCGGCGGCTGCGAGTCGCGTGGTACGCGACGACCATCCTCCTCCCGATGGGTGCGCTCCAGGGACTGCTCCAGTCGAGTTCGCTGTCGGTGCCGCTCGTCGTGCTCTCGATCGTGACGTTCCCAGTGGTGCTCGTGAACGCCACACGGTTCGACCGGGAGCTTTCGGTTTCGACATCACAGCTGGCGGCCGGGGCCGCGCTCGTCGCCACACAGGTTTATGGGACGGTGGGCGCGTACACGCTCCGTGACGAGTTCACCACCATCGATACCCCGATCGATGCGTTCTACTACGCGATCGCGACCGCGAGCACGGTCGGTTACGGCGATGCGGTGCCGACGAGTCAGGCCGCGCGGCTGTTCGGCATCTCGGTCGTGCTCCTCGGAGCCAGCAGTTTCGCGCTCGCGCTCGGGACGCTGCTGGGCCCCGCGATCGAGGCGCGCTTTTCGCGGGCGCTCGGGCGCATGACCGGGAGCCAACTCGAACTCCTCGAAGACCACGTGCTGGTGCTCGGCTACGGCGATCTCACCGAACCCGTGGTCGCGGAGCTCACGGATGCCGCCGAGTTCCTCGTCATCACACCCGATTCCGAGCGGGCGTCGACGCTAGCCGACCGAGACGTCGACGTTCTCACCGCCGATCCGAGCGACGAGGAGACCCTCCGGCGCGCCCGCATCGACGACGCGCGGGCGGTCGTGGTCGCGACCGACGACGACGCCCAGGACGCACTCGCGGTGCTGACGGCGCGGGATCTGAACAGCGAGGTGTACATCGTCGCGGCCGCCACCGACCGTGAGAACGTTCCGAAGCTCGAACGCGCGGGGGCCGACACCGTCATCAGCCCGGCGAGCATCGGCGGCCAGCTGCTCGTGCGCTCCGCGCTGGACCGGAGCGATGTCTACGACGCCGTGGCGCGGCTCGTCGAGGAGTGA
- a CDS encoding TrkH family potassium uptake protein yields the protein MSADRLSAVTDALNLDFDVYIDYKSSLGFVGLVLKYMALAPLVPAAAALYYGEDPVPFLVTIAAMGGLGVVLDRLRSDAQLGHREAFLVVSLTWLVVPLVGMLPYLLAGQGTIAQPANAFFESMSGFTTTGSTVLAEISFEQHSRSILLWRQLTQWIGGMGILVLMVAILPELSVGGAQVIGEEAPGLSIQKLTPRIQDTARALWGIYVGFTALAVAVYYALHLAGVAPEMDFYGAVAHALTTLPTGGFSPQARSVEAFSPAIQWAVIVFMIVAGTNFALFWYAMRGEPGRLFRNVEFRSYLLAMGVVGGLLAVLLFAGVGLDEIPSGVATIPGDVEHSVRQALFQTAAIVTTTGYASMDFNTWDQSSQVVLLFAMFLGGSAGSAAGSIKIIRWYLVQKAMARELFTSIHPEAVRPIELPSGTTDEDTIRSVFVFVMLFIVIFVASTIVLYIDSHLTGLELSGIETVSAAIATLGNVGPGVGVVGPMNNFLPFSSAAKVYMALLMWIGRLEILSVLIVFSPSYWRV from the coding sequence ATGAGTGCCGACCGGCTGAGTGCGGTGACGGACGCCCTCAACCTGGATTTCGACGTCTACATCGATTACAAGTCGAGTCTTGGGTTCGTCGGGCTGGTGCTCAAGTACATGGCGCTCGCGCCGCTCGTACCGGCGGCGGCCGCGCTCTACTACGGCGAGGACCCGGTCCCGTTTCTCGTGACGATCGCGGCGATGGGCGGGCTGGGTGTCGTTCTCGATCGCCTCCGATCGGACGCCCAGCTCGGCCACCGCGAGGCGTTCCTCGTCGTGAGTCTCACGTGGCTAGTCGTTCCGCTGGTCGGGATGCTCCCGTACCTGCTCGCGGGCCAGGGCACGATCGCCCAGCCGGCGAACGCTTTCTTCGAGAGCATGAGCGGGTTCACCACGACGGGATCGACCGTCCTCGCGGAGATTTCCTTCGAACAGCACTCCCGGTCGATCCTGCTGTGGCGACAGCTCACTCAGTGGATCGGCGGCATGGGAATCCTGGTGCTCATGGTCGCCATCCTCCCTGAACTCTCGGTCGGTGGCGCACAGGTCATCGGCGAGGAAGCGCCCGGTCTCTCGATCCAGAAGCTCACCCCGCGGATCCAGGACACCGCTCGGGCGCTCTGGGGCATCTACGTCGGGTTCACGGCGCTCGCGGTCGCGGTGTACTACGCACTTCACCTCGCCGGCGTGGCTCCCGAGATGGACTTTTATGGTGCGGTCGCCCACGCCCTGACGACGCTTCCCACGGGCGGGTTCTCGCCGCAAGCGCGGAGTGTCGAGGCGTTCTCGCCGGCGATCCAGTGGGCGGTGATCGTCTTCATGATTGTCGCCGGCACCAACTTCGCACTCTTCTGGTACGCCATGCGTGGCGAGCCCGGACGGCTGTTTCGCAACGTCGAGTTCCGGTCGTACCTCCTCGCGATGGGTGTCGTCGGCGGCCTCCTCGCCGTCCTGCTGTTCGCCGGCGTCGGCCTCGACGAGATCCCTTCGGGCGTCGCGACGATCCCCGGCGACGTCGAGCACTCGGTGCGCCAGGCGCTCTTCCAGACCGCCGCGATCGTGACCACCACGGGCTACGCGAGCATGGACTTCAACACGTGGGACCAGTCGAGCCAGGTCGTGCTCCTGTTCGCGATGTTTCTGGGGGGGTCGGCCGGCTCCGCGGCGGGCTCGATCAAGATCATCCGGTGGTATCTCGTGCAGAAAGCGATGGCTAGAGAACTTTTCACTTCGATCCACCCCGAGGCGGTGCGGCCGATCGAGCTCCCCTCGGGAACCACCGACGAGGACACGATCCGGAGCGTGTTCGTGTTCGTGATGCTCTTCATCGTGATCTTCGTGGCCTCCACGATCGTCCTCTACATCGACAGCCACCTGACCGGCCTCGAGCTCTCCGGTATCGAGACGGTGAGCGCGGCGATCGCGACGCTTGGCAACGTCGGGCCGGGCGTCGGCGTCGTGGGCCCGATGAACAACTTCCTACCGTTCTCGTCGGCCGCGAAGGTCTACATGGCGCTGTTGATGTGGATCGGTCGCCTCGAGATCCTCTCGGTTCTCATCGTGTTCTCCCCTTCGTACTGGCGAGTCTGA
- a CDS encoding potassium channel family protein: MSSEKPQGPLERELRRLSSVSSLGDLTQRQRTVLTFFAILAAIIGVYTVLYNVGMRRLEGDDYTLFRSFQTVINTMTTTGYGGDSPWQTPIMNVFVVWMQLSGVVIGFVTLRILIIPLFERAPVVLDEQLTEKSDHVVVCEYGRGRDVLLDEFERIGIEYVLVDSDKEEAIGLSNRGYAVIDGDPTDVETLERASIEDASLVISDAGDRNTSVALTAHQCNEDVRVVCLTDTPDRREALERAGVDRVVCPPSLIGRQLAEKASTDFDLSGSTDVLGENTVVREVVVRRDGPLHDTPVGATPIVEDPRLTLVAAWIDGELRIPPGPNDRLTPNAVLVVVGDAESFEGIRGGTANVQSTVTHADVIVAGVGVAGEAAIGQLPERADPTTIDVRDDPATDVVGDASTPDVLERAGIGEATALLLTIDNDDAALLATAVARSLTDTIEILVRVTDAESVPKAFGAGADYALSEQRTTARTLAADVFGESVINPVGQIRIIRTPATPFVGRTLSSSEEDSDRGWVLLGVERNGTFRTDDSVEITTNDSVVVAGTDAAIQNFERRTDSAR; this comes from the coding sequence ATGAGTTCGGAGAAGCCACAAGGACCGCTCGAACGGGAACTCCGCCGGCTCTCGTCGGTGAGTTCTCTCGGCGATCTCACCCAGCGCCAGCGAACCGTTCTCACCTTCTTCGCCATACTCGCCGCCATCATCGGCGTCTACACGGTGCTCTACAACGTCGGGATGCGGCGGCTGGAAGGCGACGACTACACCCTTTTCCGTTCGTTTCAGACCGTCATCAACACGATGACGACCACCGGCTACGGAGGGGACTCGCCGTGGCAGACGCCGATCATGAACGTGTTCGTGGTCTGGATGCAGCTTTCGGGCGTCGTCATCGGGTTCGTCACGCTACGAATCCTCATCATTCCGCTGTTCGAGCGCGCACCGGTGGTGCTCGACGAACAACTCACCGAGAAGAGCGATCACGTCGTCGTCTGTGAGTACGGTCGTGGACGGGACGTTCTCCTCGACGAGTTCGAACGCATCGGCATCGAGTACGTGCTCGTGGATTCGGACAAAGAGGAGGCCATTGGCCTGTCGAACCGGGGGTACGCGGTTATCGACGGTGACCCGACCGATGTCGAGACGCTGGAGCGCGCATCGATCGAGGACGCTTCGCTCGTGATCTCGGATGCGGGCGACCGGAACACGAGCGTTGCGCTGACTGCGCACCAATGCAACGAGGACGTGCGAGTGGTGTGTCTCACCGACACGCCGGACCGCCGGGAGGCACTCGAACGGGCCGGTGTCGATCGCGTCGTCTGCCCGCCGTCGCTCATCGGTCGACAGTTGGCCGAGAAAGCGTCGACGGATTTCGATCTCTCGGGATCGACGGACGTGCTCGGCGAGAACACCGTCGTCCGAGAGGTCGTCGTGCGGCGTGATGGGCCCCTTCACGACACGCCAGTCGGTGCGACGCCGATCGTCGAAGACCCTCGGCTTACGCTCGTCGCCGCGTGGATCGACGGCGAACTGCGGATCCCGCCCGGCCCGAACGACCGGCTGACGCCGAACGCAGTCCTCGTGGTCGTCGGGGACGCCGAATCCTTCGAGGGGATTCGTGGCGGGACCGCGAACGTGCAGTCCACTGTGACCCACGCGGACGTCATCGTCGCTGGCGTCGGTGTGGCAGGCGAGGCGGCGATCGGACAGCTCCCCGAACGCGCCGACCCAACGACGATCGACGTCCGTGACGATCCCGCGACGGACGTCGTCGGCGACGCCAGCACGCCGGACGTTCTCGAACGGGCCGGCATCGGTGAGGCGACCGCGCTCCTCCTCACCATCGACAACGACGATGCTGCACTGCTCGCCACGGCAGTCGCACGATCGCTCACCGACACTATCGAGATCCTGGTGCGAGTGACTGACGCCGAAAGCGTCCCGAAAGCGTTCGGAGCGGGCGCTGATTACGCGCTCTCCGAACAGCGCACGACCGCACGAACGCTGGCTGCCGACGTCTTCGGCGAGTCAGTGATCAATCCCGTCGGACAGATACGGATCATCCGCACCCCCGCCACACCTTTCGTCGGGCGAACGCTCAGCAGCTCCGAAGAAGACTCCGATCGAGGCTGGGTTCTCCTCGGCGTCGAACGGAACGGGACGTTCCGAACGGACGATTCCGTCGAGATCACGACCAACGATTCGGTCGTCGTCGCCGGAACTGACGCTGCGATCCAAAATTTCGAACGACGAACCGATAGCGCCCGCTGA
- a CDS encoding WD40/YVTN/BNR-like repeat-containing protein gives MPTIHAAMRNGLLVAVRDDVAEHDGATTDGVVSDGAVPGDAWRTTRRLAEHDLECVAVHPASPDRVFVSTFDAGLHRSEDGGESFERVGQGTIGEHVMSLAVDPESPETVWAGTEPSAVYRSTDGGVSWEHREGLTDLPSSSEWSFPPRPDTHHVRWIEPDPHDSGHLYVGIEAGALIETHDAGETWEDRVETARVDNHSLTTHPDAPERAWSAAGDGYAETHDAGETWVHPQEGLDHRYCWSVAVDPADPDTVLLSSASGPRSAHNTDTAESYVYRKRGDSPTATGGGVSWERLDDRGLPTGEGVVRAVLAPGAAAGEFYAVNNRGLFFTTDAGDSWTRLGVEWPAAFESQTPRGLAVLA, from the coding sequence ATGCCCACGATCCACGCCGCGATGCGGAACGGGCTGCTCGTCGCCGTGCGTGACGACGTTGCGGAGCACGACGGCGCGACGACCGATGGAGTGGTGTCCGACGGCGCGGTGCCCGGCGACGCCTGGCGAACGACGCGTCGCCTCGCCGAACACGATCTCGAATGCGTCGCGGTCCATCCCGCATCCCCCGACCGCGTGTTCGTCAGCACGTTCGACGCCGGGCTCCATCGGAGCGAGGACGGCGGAGAGAGCTTCGAACGCGTCGGCCAGGGCACCATCGGCGAGCACGTGATGTCGCTCGCGGTCGATCCCGAGAGTCCGGAGACGGTCTGGGCTGGGACCGAACCGAGCGCGGTCTATCGTTCGACCGACGGCGGCGTGTCGTGGGAACACCGCGAGGGACTCACCGACCTGCCGTCGTCTTCGGAGTGGTCGTTCCCGCCGCGGCCCGACACTCACCACGTCCGGTGGATCGAACCCGATCCCCACGATTCGGGCCATCTCTACGTCGGGATCGAAGCGGGCGCGTTGATCGAGACCCACGACGCCGGCGAGACGTGGGAAGACCGCGTCGAGACCGCGCGCGTCGACAACCATTCTTTGACTACGCATCCCGACGCACCCGAGCGTGCGTGGTCGGCGGCGGGCGACGGCTACGCCGAGACCCACGACGCCGGCGAGACGTGGGTCCACCCCCAAGAGGGGCTCGACCACCGCTACTGCTGGAGCGTCGCGGTCGACCCTGCCGATCCCGACACCGTCCTCCTCTCGTCCGCGAGCGGTCCCCGATCGGCGCACAACACAGACACCGCCGAGAGCTACGTCTACCGCAAGCGCGGCGACAGTCCGACGGCGACCGGCGGCGGCGTGTCGTGGGAGCGCCTCGACGACCGCGGCCTCCCGACCGGCGAGGGCGTCGTCCGAGCAGTGCTCGCGCCGGGTGCTGCGGCGGGCGAGTTTTACGCGGTCAACAACCGTGGTCTCTTTTTCACGACCGATGCCGGCGATTCGTGGACACGACTCGGCGTCGAGTGGCCCGCGGCGTTCGAGTCACAGACGCCGCGCGGTCTCGCCGTGCTCGCTTGA
- a CDS encoding PrsW family intramembrane metalloprotease gives MVDGHDPVQARDDGTRDLYDVTTWEVRSPLDGIAVTLYRVLQATAQLILVLASLAILWLLLSSTDLTRVTNPIVGGFTLLSILPALALVVFVWRTDVTSAEPPSLLAATFALGTLFAGFAALVNSYLSDVFGLVPVVGTVWFFYLVVGPVEETVKWLAVRIYAYRSSRFDAVIDGAVYGAVAGLGFASIENALYITDAVSTPVIGNILGAGGGVTPARAIAGPGHVIYSAFAGYYLGLAKFNRDRAGPIVIKGLLIAALIHATYNTLTFVPSIAAAVLGVPTFVTLLAFVVLYDGFFGYFLYRKLARYRATYRAFYDDRDDPTPATERTEFED, from the coding sequence ATGGTGGACGGACACGATCCAGTGCAGGCGCGCGACGACGGGACGCGCGATCTCTACGATGTGACGACGTGGGAGGTGCGATCGCCACTCGATGGGATCGCGGTCACGCTCTATCGGGTGTTGCAGGCGACTGCACAGCTGATTCTGGTGCTCGCGTCGCTCGCCATCCTCTGGCTGTTGCTGTCGAGCACCGACCTGACGCGAGTCACGAACCCCATCGTCGGCGGGTTCACGCTGCTGTCGATCCTGCCGGCGCTCGCGCTCGTCGTCTTCGTCTGGCGAACGGATGTCACGTCGGCGGAGCCACCATCCTTGCTCGCTGCGACGTTCGCGCTCGGGACGCTGTTCGCGGGATTCGCCGCGCTTGTCAACTCCTATTTGAGCGATGTTTTCGGCCTGGTCCCGGTGGTGGGAACGGTCTGGTTTTTCTACCTGGTGGTCGGACCGGTCGAGGAGACGGTGAAGTGGCTCGCAGTCAGGATCTACGCCTACCGGAGTTCGCGTTTCGATGCGGTGATCGACGGCGCGGTGTACGGTGCGGTCGCGGGTCTCGGGTTCGCCTCGATCGAGAACGCCCTCTACATCACCGACGCAGTCAGCACCCCAGTCATCGGCAACATTCTCGGTGCCGGCGGCGGCGTGACGCCCGCCCGCGCGATCGCCGGCCCGGGCCACGTGATCTACTCGGCCTTTGCGGGCTACTATCTCGGGCTGGCGAAGTTCAACCGCGATCGGGCGGGCCCGATCGTGATCAAAGGGCTCCTGATCGCCGCGCTGATCCACGCGACGTACAACACCCTCACGTTCGTCCCGTCGATCGCGGCCGCAGTGCTCGGCGTCCCGACCTTCGTGACACTCCTCGCGTTCGTGGTGCTCTACGACGGCTTCTTCGGCTACTTCCTCTACCGGAAGCTCGCGCGGTATCGGGCGACCTACCGCGCGTTCTACGACGACCGCGACGACCCGACCCCCGCGACCGAACGCACCGAGTTCGAGGATTGA